The Bos mutus isolate GX-2022 chromosome 7, NWIPB_WYAK_1.1, whole genome shotgun sequence genome window below encodes:
- the BRME1 gene encoding break repair meiotic recombinase recruitment factor 1 isoform X1, with amino-acid sequence MSKRKKLRTSGREGLHLPKLPKNPRIEDSDGATSQSSLLDSWRHPEESEGGSGLTPSAEQSREEPGQAASSSPDNEADAPSGLLGQPEREPVPLPPSQNSVGKFVPQFAKPRKTVTRQAERREEGLRMGVFSSGTLPEPSAQQTRSQPQKESPGLALQEARDPGHQTQADGTCTEPSGLSPMTPGPSDADPQPSFSTNASPESGTVPSASERAGQDYLSEPGTSVPKSGSTEEGWAPGDQGQKGPLPGSDSGEMGPERGAPQQGGAQGLAGADQLEGLREEGGSLLGPEPPSAALGPPLPLQTLGREAEWSWSGPRCPPLGAIVIADVNTDPAEPEHRALRVAGPDGEVSTRVPASPNGKAPDAGCSGALLSCTPLTGVTSGGRGEAQWEDKPPGDILGCFAASLPLPHETQEPTLGAGDPSPSALETGPDVGQTQVPGPDQEGLGGVCSQPGLSQPAAEKAAELGSPSRKQDLQGLGLSLRASAILMYQEAVGGPPQDAGAGQSSPDTPTGPVGQPWRPADSSKQAIWEGSPALELDFLPDSEIQDALEAPGFEAPPEQLFPAGGELDPCQPGTGPCADRGPRAEAQPRTRVGIKTCKAASIEDATDTVRGLVMELSNLKPPPPVCWIYPSDVSICKRWPEKSANTKVTETRFMALTPLQMSAQKCRAGATPQLPFLGPKHLTPAPQGEKKSK; translated from the exons atgagtAAGAGGAAGAAGCTTCGGACCTCAG GAAGGGAAGGACTCCATCTTCCGAAACTTCCAAAGAACCCAAGGATAGAAGACTCTGATGGGGCCACCAGCCAGAGTTCCCTGTTAGACTCTTGGCGTCACCCTGAAGAATCAGAAGGTGGATCAGGACTCACTCCTTCTGCAGAGCAGAGTAGGGAGGAACCAGGACAGGCAGCCTCCAG CTCTCCTGATAATGAAGCAGACGCTCCCTCGGGGCTCCTTGGGCAGCCAGAAAGGGAGCCagttccccttcctccttcccag AACTCAGTGGGGAAGTTTGTCCCCCAGTTTGCAAAACCCAGGAAGACAGTGACGAGACaagcagagaggagggaagagggcctCAGGATGGGGGTGTTCAGCTCG GGAACACTGCCAGAACCCAGTGCACAGCAGACCAGGAGCCAGCCTCAGAAAGAGTCCCCAGGACTTGCCCTCCAGGAGGCCAGGGACCCAGGACACCAGACCCAGGCAGATGGCACCTGCACCGAGCCCAGTGGCCTAAGCCCCATGACCCCTGGGCCCAGTGATGCAGATCCTCAGCCCTCCTTCTCCACCAACGCCTCCCCAGAGTCGGGGACGGTGCCCTCGGCCTCAGAGAGAGCTGGCCAGGACTACCTGTCAGAGCCTGGGACCAGTGTGCCCAAGAGTGGAAGCACGGAGGAGGGTTGGGCTCCAGGCGATCAGGGCCAGAAAGGGCCCCTGCCAGGCAGTGACTCTGGAGAGATGGGGCCAGAGCGAGGAGCCCCCCAGCAGGGAGGTGCCCAAGGACTAGCAGGTGCTGACCAACTTGAGGGGCTCCGGGAAGAAGGAGGTAGCCTCCTGGGCCCAGAGCCCCCATCTGCAGCCCTGGGCCCTCCTCTCCCCCTGCAAACCCTTGGCAGGGAAGCAGAATGGAGCTGGAGCGGCCCTCGGTGCCCACCACTTGGGGCCATTGTTATCGCAGATGTGAACACAGACCCCGCTGAGCCAGAACACAGGGCTCTGAGGGTGGCTGGGCCAGATGGGGAGGTCAGCACCAGGGTGCCCGCCTCTCCCAATGGGAAGGCTCCCGACGCAGGCTGCAGCGGGGCACTGCTCAGCTGCACGCCTCTCACTGGGGTGACCAGtggaggcagaggggaggcaCAGTGGGAAGACAAGCCCCCTGGTGACATCCTGGGGTGCTTTgcagcctccctgcctctgcctcaTGAGACCCAAGAACCCACACTAGGAGCTGGGGATCCCAGCCCTTCAGCCTTAGAAACGGGCCCAGATGTTGGTCAGACCCAGGTGCCAGGCCCGGATCAGGAAGGGTTGGGAGGTGTGTGCTCGCAGCCTGGGCTGTCACAACCTGCAGCTGAAAAGGCAGCTGAGCTAGGGAGCCCGAGCCGCAAACAAGACCTCCAGGGGCTCGGTTTGTCCCTCAGAGCCTCTGCTATACTGATGTACCAAGAAGCAGTGGGCGGCCCTCCCCAGGATGCTGGGGCAGGCCAGAGCAGCCCAGACACCCCCACAGGCCCTGTAGGCCAGCCCTGGCGCCCCGCTGACTCTTCCAAGCAGGCCATCTGGGAGGGGTCACCAGCCTTGGAACTCGACTTCCTGCCAGACAGTGAAATACAGGATGCCCTGGAAGCCCCTGGCTTTGAAGCCCCACCGGAGCAG TTGTTTCCTGCAGGAGGCGAGCTGGACCCCTGCCAGCCTGGCACCGGCCCGTGTGCAGACAGAGGCCCCCGTGCTGAGGCCCAGCCGAG GACACGAGTGGGGATCAAGACTTGCAAGGCCGCCAGCATAGAGGACGCGACGGACACCGTGAGGGGCCTGGTCATGGAGCTCTCCAACCTGAA GCCCCCGCCTCCAGTGTGCTGGATCTACCCATCTGACGTGTCAATATGCAAGAGGTGGCCAGAAAAGTCTGCAAACACAAAAGTCACAGAAACAAGATTCATGGCACTAACTCCACTGCAAATGTCTGCTCAGAAGTGCCGGGCTGGGGCGACCCCCCAGCTGCCATTTCTCGGCCCAAAGCACCTCACCCCAGCGCCCCAGGgcgaaaagaaatccaaatag
- the NANOS3 gene encoding nanos homolog 3 has translation MGTFNLWTDYLGLARLVGAQREEEEPETRLDRQPEAVPEPGGQRPSPESSPAPERLCSFCKHNGESRAIYQSHVLKDEAGRVLCPILRDYVCPQCGATRERAHTRRFCPLTGQGYTSVYSYTTRNSAGKKLVRSDKARTQDPGHGPRRGGGACAGSKGARKSSGTPPSSCCPSTSA, from the exons ATGGGGACCTTCAACCTGTGGACAGACTACTTGGGTTTGGCACGCCTGGTTGGGGCTCAGCGTGAAGAAGAGGAGCCGGAGACCAGGCTGGATCGCCAGCCAGAAGCAGTGCCCGAACCGGGGGGTCAGCGACCCAGCCCTGAATCCTCACCAGCTCCCGAGCGCCTGTGTTCTTTCTGCAAACACAACGGCGAGTCCCGGGCCATCTACCAGTCCCACGTGCTCAAGGATGAAGCGGGCCGGGTGCTGTGCCCCATCCTCCGCGACTACGTGTGCCCCCAGTGCGGGGCCACCCGCGAGCGCGCCCACACCCGCCGCTTCTGCCCGCTCACCGGCCAGGGCTACACCTCCGTCTACAGCTACACCACCCGGAACTCGGCCGGCAAGAAGCTGGTCCGCTCGGACAAGGCGAGGACGCAGGACCCTGGACACGGACCGCGCCGAGGAGGAGGTGCCTGTGCAG GTTCCAAAGGTGCCAGGAAGTCTTCTGGAACTCCTCCCTCTTCCTGCTGCCCCTCAACTTCTGCCTAA
- the BRME1 gene encoding break repair meiotic recombinase recruitment factor 1 isoform X2, which produces MSKRKKLRTSGREGLHLPKLPKNPRIEDSDGATSQSSLLDSWRHPEESEGGSGLTPSAEQSREEPGQAASSSPDNEADAPSGLLGQPEREPVPLPPSQNSVGKFVPQFAKPRKTVTRQAERREEGLRMGVFSSGTLPEPSAQQTRSQPQKESPGLALQEARDPGHQTQADGTCTEPSGLSPMTPGPSDADPQPSFSTNASPESGTVPSASERAGQDYLSEPGTSVPKSGSTEEGWAPGDQGQKGPLPGSDSGEMGPERGAPQQGGAQGLAGADQLEGLREEGGSLLGPEPPSAALGPPLPLQTLGREAEWSWSGPRCPPLGAIVIADVNTDPAEPEHRALRVAGPDGEVSTRVPASPNGKAPDAGCSGALLSCTPLTGVTSGGRGEAQWEDKPPGDILGCFAASLPLPHETQEPTLGAGDPSPSALETGPDVGQTQVPGPDQEGLGGVCSQPGLSQPAAEKAAELGSPSRKQDLQGLGLSLRASAILMYQEAVGGPPQDAGAGQSSPDTPTGPVGQPWRPADSSKQAIWEGSPALELDFLPDSEIQDALEAPGFEAPPEQLFPAGGELDPCQPGTGPCADRGPRAEAQPRTRVGIKTCKAASIEDATDTVRGLVMELSNLNRLIMSTHRDLETFKRLNYYRKAKPAGKAPTPYTAKGAGTLPRGEQSWRDL; this is translated from the exons atgagtAAGAGGAAGAAGCTTCGGACCTCAG GAAGGGAAGGACTCCATCTTCCGAAACTTCCAAAGAACCCAAGGATAGAAGACTCTGATGGGGCCACCAGCCAGAGTTCCCTGTTAGACTCTTGGCGTCACCCTGAAGAATCAGAAGGTGGATCAGGACTCACTCCTTCTGCAGAGCAGAGTAGGGAGGAACCAGGACAGGCAGCCTCCAG CTCTCCTGATAATGAAGCAGACGCTCCCTCGGGGCTCCTTGGGCAGCCAGAAAGGGAGCCagttccccttcctccttcccag AACTCAGTGGGGAAGTTTGTCCCCCAGTTTGCAAAACCCAGGAAGACAGTGACGAGACaagcagagaggagggaagagggcctCAGGATGGGGGTGTTCAGCTCG GGAACACTGCCAGAACCCAGTGCACAGCAGACCAGGAGCCAGCCTCAGAAAGAGTCCCCAGGACTTGCCCTCCAGGAGGCCAGGGACCCAGGACACCAGACCCAGGCAGATGGCACCTGCACCGAGCCCAGTGGCCTAAGCCCCATGACCCCTGGGCCCAGTGATGCAGATCCTCAGCCCTCCTTCTCCACCAACGCCTCCCCAGAGTCGGGGACGGTGCCCTCGGCCTCAGAGAGAGCTGGCCAGGACTACCTGTCAGAGCCTGGGACCAGTGTGCCCAAGAGTGGAAGCACGGAGGAGGGTTGGGCTCCAGGCGATCAGGGCCAGAAAGGGCCCCTGCCAGGCAGTGACTCTGGAGAGATGGGGCCAGAGCGAGGAGCCCCCCAGCAGGGAGGTGCCCAAGGACTAGCAGGTGCTGACCAACTTGAGGGGCTCCGGGAAGAAGGAGGTAGCCTCCTGGGCCCAGAGCCCCCATCTGCAGCCCTGGGCCCTCCTCTCCCCCTGCAAACCCTTGGCAGGGAAGCAGAATGGAGCTGGAGCGGCCCTCGGTGCCCACCACTTGGGGCCATTGTTATCGCAGATGTGAACACAGACCCCGCTGAGCCAGAACACAGGGCTCTGAGGGTGGCTGGGCCAGATGGGGAGGTCAGCACCAGGGTGCCCGCCTCTCCCAATGGGAAGGCTCCCGACGCAGGCTGCAGCGGGGCACTGCTCAGCTGCACGCCTCTCACTGGGGTGACCAGtggaggcagaggggaggcaCAGTGGGAAGACAAGCCCCCTGGTGACATCCTGGGGTGCTTTgcagcctccctgcctctgcctcaTGAGACCCAAGAACCCACACTAGGAGCTGGGGATCCCAGCCCTTCAGCCTTAGAAACGGGCCCAGATGTTGGTCAGACCCAGGTGCCAGGCCCGGATCAGGAAGGGTTGGGAGGTGTGTGCTCGCAGCCTGGGCTGTCACAACCTGCAGCTGAAAAGGCAGCTGAGCTAGGGAGCCCGAGCCGCAAACAAGACCTCCAGGGGCTCGGTTTGTCCCTCAGAGCCTCTGCTATACTGATGTACCAAGAAGCAGTGGGCGGCCCTCCCCAGGATGCTGGGGCAGGCCAGAGCAGCCCAGACACCCCCACAGGCCCTGTAGGCCAGCCCTGGCGCCCCGCTGACTCTTCCAAGCAGGCCATCTGGGAGGGGTCACCAGCCTTGGAACTCGACTTCCTGCCAGACAGTGAAATACAGGATGCCCTGGAAGCCCCTGGCTTTGAAGCCCCACCGGAGCAG TTGTTTCCTGCAGGAGGCGAGCTGGACCCCTGCCAGCCTGGCACCGGCCCGTGTGCAGACAGAGGCCCCCGTGCTGAGGCCCAGCCGAG GACACGAGTGGGGATCAAGACTTGCAAGGCCGCCAGCATAGAGGACGCGACGGACACCGTGAGGGGCCTGGTCATGGAGCTCTCCAACCTGAA CCGGCTGATTATGAGCACCCACCGGGACCTGGAGACCTTCAAGCGCCTCAACTACTACCGGAAAGCAAAGCCGGCCGGGAAGGCCCCCACACCCTACACCGCAAAGGGGGCCGGAACCCTCCCCCGAGGGGAGCAGTCCTGGAGGGATCTGTAG